The proteins below are encoded in one region of Anguilla anguilla isolate fAngAng1 chromosome 3, fAngAng1.pri, whole genome shotgun sequence:
- the kctd12b gene encoding BTB/POZ domain-containing protein KCTD12b yields MALPDNSSSFQGEEPPFPEIVELNVGGQVYITRYSTLTSVPDSLLWEMFSRKTSKGLARDTKGRFFVDRDGFLFRYILDYMRDQQLVLPDHFPERGRLQREAEFFNLPDLVKQLAPRISKQNSLGDEGCQSDPEESSPSNDAARNLASLGAAAAACASLVPGAGSEGKRSGFITIGYRGSYTLGRDSQTDAKFRRVARIMVCGKTSLAKEVFGETLNESRDPDRPPERYTSRYYLKFTFLEQAFDKLADAGFHMVACNSTGTCAFAHEQTDDKIWTSYTEYVFYRGRSMIQVPVGDIHDPCVTYSQAKNRITLDSRNGSSLAITTPPLSPLLSDSSPLLSPHLSSALDTPPSMPPLAPSPLPAVSPSRPTTLALRTLPHRSDRVNGCPPAHEPEEEDKKAMEEELKKCIEDFRRIRIPRCFPDRKRHWQTDLLKKYDA; encoded by the exons ATGGCTTTGCCAGATAACTCCAGCAGTTTTCAAGGTGAGGAGCCACCTTTCCCAGAGATTGTGGAGCTGAATGTAGGTGGTCAGGTGTACATTACCCGCTACTCAACGCTCACCAGCGTGCCCGACTCTCTCCTGTGGGAGATGTTTAGCCGGAAGACCTCGAAGGGGCTTGCTCGCGACACCAAGGGTCGCTTTTTTGTCGACCGGGACGGCTTTCTTTTCCGCTACATCCTGGACTACATGCGGGACCAGCAGCTGGTGCTTCCCGACCACTTCCCAGAGCGCGGACGGCTGCAGCGAGAGGCTGAGTTTTTCAACCTTCCAGACCTCGTCAAGCAGCTCGCGCCCAGGATCAGCAAGCAGAACTCTCTGGGCGACGAAGGCTGCCAGAGTGACCCTGAGGAGTCGTCTCCCAGCAACGACGCGGCCCGTAACCTGGCGTCCCTGGGCGCGGCTGCGGCTGCGTGCGCCAGCCTGGTGCCCGGGGCGGGCAGCGAGGGTAAGCGCTCCGGCTTCATTACCATCGGCTACCGGGGCTCCTACACGCTGGGCCGCGACAGCCAGACGGATGCCAAGTTCCGGCGGGTGGCTCGGATCATGGTGTGCGGGAAGACCTCGCTGGCCAAGGAGGTGTTCGGGGAAACGCTCAACGAGAGCCGGGATCCCGACCGCCCGCCTGAGCGCTACACCTCGCGCTACTATCTCAAGTTCACCTTCCTGGAGCAGGCCTTCGACAAGCTGGCCGACGCCGGCTTCCACATGGTGGCCTGCAACTCCACGGGCACCTGCGCCTTCGCCCACGAGCAGACAGACGACAAGATCTGGACCAGCTACACGGAATATGTGTTCTACC GTGGGAGATCTATGATCCAAGTGCCAGTCGGCGACATACATGATCCCTGCGTGACCTACAGTCAAGCAAAGAACAGAATAACTCTGGACTCGAGGAATGGATCCTCGCTGGCCATCACCAcaccgcccctctcccctctcctctccgacagctctcctctcctttcaccTCATCTGTCTTCTGCCCTGGACACGCCTCCATCCATGCCCCCTCTGGCCCCATCTCCCCTGCCCGCCGTCAGCCCCTCCAGGCCCACCACCCTGGCCCTCAGGACCCTGCCCCATCGCTCAGACAGGGTGAATGGGTGTCCCCCTGCACACGAGCCTGAGGAGGAGGATAAGAAGGccatggaggaggagctgaagaagtGCATCGAGGACTTCAGGAGGATCCGCATCCCCCGGTGCTTCCCCGATCGCAAGAGGCACTGGCAGACGGACCTGCTGAAGAAATACGATGCCTAG